GTTCGTTCCGTGAACCACAACCGAGCATTCATTCATTCAGGGTGATGCACCATCGTGCATGATTGATCatcaatggggattttccatcgTCATTCATACGTGGACAGCAACGGCAGGAAAGAAGAAGAAATGTGCCCTCCATTAGCCTGATTTTGGTGTATTTGCCGAAGCATTTTGTAGGCAACCGACGAACTTTACTGGTCCCGTCTCTGGAAGATACTGAAGCCGACGTGTTTTATTCCATTTCATTTTCCCGCCTTTTCTGCATGAAGCCATGCCATGCACGCTTGGAGCGCTGCAACTTAATTTCTACTACTAGTAGATGAAATATTGTTCTTTTCTGAGCAGGTGAGGCCGGAGTTGGAGCGGAGGTCACGGTGGCGGTGGGGTGTGTGTGGCCAGCGATGAAGCTGCGGCCGCCGTCCCCGGgcgcccgtcgccgtcgccgtcgccgtcgctgtCCCTCTCTTTTCCTCTGCTATTCGCGTGTTTCTTCTGCTCACTCCCACGTACGCATTGCCGCCTCTTCTCGTGGTGAGTGGTTGTGGCTTTGTGGTAGCTCTCGGGGGTGCGTTCGGTCGTCCTTGTCGCCCAGCTAGTGCCTCCGGATTCCCTCATCATTCATCCACATCCTGTGATCGTCGATGTGCCGTGCTGTTGCCCCATTAGCGCGCATGTCGCCTAGATCGTCAATTCTGTATCTGCTTTCGTAAAGACGATCACTAACACGCCCATCACAAATCGTTTCTTTAGATTAGCCCTATCTATGACCATGATGCGTATATAAACAGAGAGAAGAGGTAATCGAGCTTTGGCAAATTCTTTGGACCAGAAAACCATGCTTTTGATGATTTTGATGTGTATATATGTGGAGTTGGAAATTAAACTGGGAGCAAGAGAttatactactccctctgttaaTAAATACTAGATGTTTTGGTCCTTTTGGATGttttaatatggactacatatgggCTGAAATAAGTGAACAAACACGTTAAAAACCAGCGTGGattatattattatttttgtgACGAAACTTCCAATCTATTCGTCATCAATCATCgcagtacaacgaacaccagaaataatagAAATTGCATCcggatccgtagaccacctagcgatgactagaagcactgaagcgagccgaagacGCGCCGCCACCATTGCTGCTCTCCCTCGCCGGAGGCCGGACAAAACTTGTTATAGTAGACAATCTGGAAGTCGTTAGACACGGACATGCATGGTGGATTATATACATTCGATTGAGCAAAAAGCTAGACCATATTATCTTTGTGAACTGAGAGATTACTTGATTTGATCCAGGGATTTAACAAACGAAATAAACACTAGCTTATTTCATGGCCATACATTTTAAcctctactccctccgttcctaaatataagtctttataTAGATTTCACTACGGACCAAGTACAGATGTAtgtagatgcattttagagtgtagattcacttattttgctccgtatgtagtctataatggaatctctacaaagacttatatttaagaaCGAAGGGAGTATTATTTTGATTTTTCGTCTTAGCGAAAAGAGTGGTGGCCGGTTTGAGCGTGGCTATGATTGATTGGTCGATGAAGGGATAGAGTAGAAGATGCTGGAGACAGCTAGCAGGACGAGCTCCGGAACTGACCACTCTGTCCGTGTCTACCAACTAACAACAACAGGAACAAAAAGGGCACTGCTCTCTTTCGGCCCTCATAATTCAAAAACTCTACTTATTTGGATAAATTAAGCCTACCGATTAATCCTATCTTATCATGTATCTAAACAACTCCTATCCGCTAATTAACAACCGCCGACTAAACCATTCAATACCATAACATGACATGACAGGTGAGGTGACACCACAAGAGTAAACAAGCCACAAACATTTTTCATACAAAAATTGATTAAGATAGCTAATTAGCACTAATCACCATCACCCACTAATCAAGAAGTGGCAGCAAAAAAATAAACCAAGAAAACAAAACATTATCATCACACACACCATGCATAGTAGAGCAGCCATGATTGGTTGGCCCTCTATAAGAAGCTCTCCAAAGACACTCCCTCtcctcatctctctctctctcaaacatCATCTCCTCCACCTCTCAACCAAGCCAAGGCCAAGAGCTCAGTGAAGCAGCGGCCATGGAGGGCAAGGAGGAGGACGTGCGGCTGGGCGCGAACCGCTACTCGGAGCACCAGCCCATCGGCACGGCGGCgcagggcggcggcgcggacgaGAAGGACTACAAGGAGCCGCCCCCGGCCCCCTTCTTCGAGGCCGGGGAGCTCACCTCCTGGTCCTTCTACCGGGCCGGCATCGCCGAGTTCCTGGCCACCTTCCTCTTCCTCTACATCTCGGTGCTCACCGTGATGGGCGTGGTGGGCAACCCGTCCGGGTCCAAGTGCGGCACCGTCGGCATCCAGGGCATCGCCTGGAGCTTCGGCGGCATGATCTTCGTGCTCGTCTACTGCACCGCCGGCATCTCCGGCGGCCACATCAACCCCGCGGTCACCTTCGGGCTGTTTTTGGCCCGGAAGCTGTCGCTTACCAGGGCCGTGTTCTACATCGTGATGCAGTGCCTGGGCGCCATATGCGGCGCCGGCGTGGTGAAGGGGTTCCAGACCACGCTGTACCagggcaacggcggcggcgccAACTCCGTCGCGCCCGGGTACACCAAGGGGGACGGGCTCGGCGCCGAGATCGTCGGCACGTTCGTGCTGGTGTACACCGTCTTCTCCGCCACCGACGCCAAGCGCAGCGCCAGAGACTCCCACGTCCCCGTAAGTGCTCCTGTAGAATAATAGTTACAGACTTACAGTGCACCGGCCTGCCGGCGGCGGCCACCGTACCGTAGGTGTTTGGTTTGGACAGACTCATGAGGTGAAACTGATTAAAACTGGTGGGAAACATGCAGATCCTGGCGCCGCTTCCGATCGGGTTCGCGGTGTTCCTGGTGCACCTGGCGACGATCCCCATCACGGGGACCGGCATCAACCCGGCGAGGTCCCTCGGCGCCGCCATCATCTACAACAAGAAGCAGGCGTGGGACGACCACGTAAGTAGAATCAACACCCTCCACCATCATTAGTAGCTCGATCGTGTTAAGCTTGATGATGATTATGGTTACGAGCCGCGACCAGCTTACTAATCTCATCGACACAATCTGATAATTTGGCAGTGGATCTTCTGGGTGGGCCCGTTCATCGGCGCGGCGCTGGCGGCCATCTACCACGTGGTGGTGATCCGGGCCATCCCCTTCAAGAGCCGCGACTAGTCCACCAATCAACCAGTCGCGAATGGAATCTTATCGCTGTTCATCGTCGGTCGATCGAtcatgtggtggtggtggtggtggtggttgctGGCGCGCGCGTAGTACGTGGATCATGTCTCGGCCGCGCACGCTGTAATCATCTATATCTACCGTGCTGTTCCTCCCCTCCTCGGTGTGTGTGCCTGTCGGCAGCGTCACCTGTTCAAGTCTGCGAGTTGTACTTTCCCTTCCTTTTGTATTGCACTACGCACGCGATTTAATCGGGCGTGCATATCTATGTAAATTATTATTATGAAGGAAGGACGATCGAGTTAATTAACGATCTTCTCGCCTGGAGATGAGAATAATATAGATATTGTGTGATCATCGTCCTATTTTCCTCTTCGACCGGACGTGTGTCGTGCTTAATTATCTACACGGACGCACTCACCAACGCTAGGTGTTCATCTCTTTGGTGGTGGTTTTCGTGGAGTTAACCTTTCGTGCTAGCTAGGGGTTCATCTCTTTGGTGGTTTTGATGATGAGTTAACCGACACCATGTGCATTTTTTTCCTAAAAGAGGAAAACCCTGGCCTCTCCATCATGTGATATATACAGTCATTAATTTCAGAGTCACTGAGTACCAAAAGGAACACAACCATACCGGTTGGTATCAAGATTACACAACCCATCCGCATAACTTGTCGCTGACACGCCAGCCAAGCTGGTTGAACAATGCAACCAATTTCAGTCGGCCGCATCGGAAGGCCATAAGCCCCTGCGTGTTTGCATCCTGCTGTGATGATCGATGACGAATCTTGGAAGAAAATAAAGGAGCTTCAATGTTAATCGTGCGAAGAAAAAGCAATAAACTCTTACTCCCTCCATTCGGAATTATTTGTCTcggaaatgaatgtatctagaactaaaatacatcttctagatacatccatttctgcgacaagtaattccgaatggagggagtagttttgAGTTGAAATAAGGTTAAAATTTTGATACGAAGCTGGGCTGAATACTAGCAGTTTTCTTTTCCAATTTCTTCTAGATtcgccaccggtgatgatggcgtACGAATTAACACCACAACTCTAGCAATTCCAAATCACccaaaaaatgggacaaatgtgCAT
The sequence above is a segment of the Aegilops tauschii subsp. strangulata cultivar AL8/78 chromosome 6, Aet v6.0, whole genome shotgun sequence genome. Coding sequences within it:
- the LOC109743575 gene encoding aquaporin PIP1-5 produces the protein MEGKEEDVRLGANRYSEHQPIGTAAQGGGADEKDYKEPPPAPFFEAGELTSWSFYRAGIAEFLATFLFLYISVLTVMGVVGNPSGSKCGTVGIQGIAWSFGGMIFVLVYCTAGISGGHINPAVTFGLFLARKLSLTRAVFYIVMQCLGAICGAGVVKGFQTTLYQGNGGGANSVAPGYTKGDGLGAEIVGTFVLVYTVFSATDAKRSARDSHVPILAPLPIGFAVFLVHLATIPITGTGINPARSLGAAIIYNKKQAWDDHWIFWVGPFIGAALAAIYHVVVIRAIPFKSRD